Below is a window of Apis mellifera strain DH4 linkage group LG15, Amel_HAv3.1, whole genome shotgun sequence DNA.
CAAGAAAATCcgtttatttactatttaccaCGCTCATCATCAACTCTTTTTCACCGCGCTGctcaaatatttgattttctttatccCACCACCACCTCCAGTTGATCGATCGTTTCCCGTGCTCGAATCCTCTCGTCTGTCTCTCAATGTACTTCCTATTTCCATCTATGGGTGGAACGAGTTGGAgggataattcttttatttttatccggGTTAAGACACCGAGTTTTCCCAACGATTAGGGAAAAGAGATCGCGCgtgttatttctttcttcttcttcttcttcttcttcttctttttcttacgaTTTAAACGCTCGAAACCAGGCAAAAGAAATCTTGGGCCGCGCGAAGTTGCGCAGCAATCCTGCGGAAGGAAGGAGGCTCCGAACTTGGCACACTTCGTCTGCCACGcaaaccctcctcctcctcctcctgctcctcCTCCCATAATTGTTTCTTGTTACGGCACGCGATATTTACTTTCTTTACGAGCGTAATATAACGAGGGCCCCTAGTAGTTAGTTGCtttctagaatatttttcacctCGATTCCGATATATCCTGCGCCGGCCCACGAGTCACGAGATCGTCCCGATCTTCCTTCCCTCCAAACGAatctggaaaaagaaaactacTATAACCGATGAAATAATCCACCTGAAACTTATCCCCAAATTACTTCATTATCTTTCCATCTTAAATCAAAATCCTCTTACGAATTGTCCCAATCGACAacccctctttctcttcctaaAAGACTCCCAAACTCCAAgctaacctaaaaaaaaaaaaaaaaaaagaaaaaagagagtgaGAGAAGAGTTGGAAATTGCGTAGAGAATATATCGTGTACATCATAGAGATGGCGAATCGATCGCGACACCGGATGGATGCATCGGCAGCCTCGGTCAAGTGTCTAACAAAGTGGCGGCCGCTCGGCGTGCGTTCCACATCCGTGACACGGTTCTCGCGACACGACGGGTCTCGTGGCTGGACACCACCACCGGGAGAAGAGTCCAGGAATCGGTCGCGCTTGTGTTGGTTCGACGACGAACCACTCGCGACGACCTCCACTCTACACCAATAAGTACTCAAACACCACCACCCGGAGGTGTCCCGAGGTGTCCGGCAAAGGTGGAACCAGTTTCGATCTCCTCTCTCGGGGGTCGGCGCTCTTTTCAACGGCCGAGATCACTGCGCCGCGGAGGGACataggaggagggggggcggGAGCGGGGGAGCACACGGTGGATCCCACCACCACTGTGCTTTTCCCATCATGTGACCGGCAGCCAACCTCGTATCAAAGGCAAAAGTGGCCGCCACCCGCCCCCGTGTATACTCCTCCGTGTGTGATATCCCTGGCGTGTGGTGGACGACCCGGTGCGTTGCCGCGCCGCGTTTTCGCGTGCACGCATATTCGGCCTACGGTTTGCCTACGGTATATAAAAGCGGCCGGGGCGAGACGACCGGGTTCAGAATACTCGCTACGCTCGATCCACGCATCGGGTGGTGGACCCGCCGCCTTCGGTTCGAGACAGGAAAGGGACAGAGAGAAGAGGGCACGAGGCACCCGTGCTTCCTTCCACCCGCTCCGCTCGTCTtcttcgatttcaattttcgtgAGTACCTCGCGAAAGCTTTGTCCTCTCTCGAGAGAGATCAAGTTTCTTGTGGATCTTTGGAATTATCGAGAGTTGTTTTgccaaatttttcttctctcgattggaattcgaatcgaagtttttttcgttgattcgcagagaaagagagagagagagaggcaggaTGAAGGTAACAGTGTTATTCCTGTCGATCTCGTTGCTGGTAGCCCTGTGCCCGGCAACCCCGTTGACGGAGAAGCTCGACAAGATGAGCGTGCTCGAGCAGCAGTCCGTGACGCTAACGGATCGGGCCAAGTACGAGGAGGAGCTTCTAAGGAAGCTCAACTCCAAGTGCTCGCAAAACGACATGAGCAGTTGCGTGATGCTCAAGCTGGTCACGTACATGAACAAGCTGCTGAAGAAGGCGTCCATCAAGTTGACCGACGACATCGAGATAAGAAAAACGAGCCAAGCGTCCGAGGAAGTGATCACGTTCGAGGCAGGGAGGAGCAAAGACGATGAATCCGAGGTCCTCGACCTCGTCGCCAACAAGGTGTACGCGTTCGTCAAGTCGAGGAGCATCAAATGGAGGATCCTGCCCGAGGACGACGTAGTGGTTTCCGCGTCCGAGGATGAGAACGGATCCTTGAACCTCGGACTCTCCATCGAGAGGGCGGATAACGTTCCCGTACAAGATGGTAAACATATTCTTCTattccaattaataaattttcatcttttaatgAGGgacatttttacttttatttcgattctatattataaaaatccagATCTGGAGGAATCTATTCTCCAATAAAGATATTCCatcatctattttaattaataaattttaatctctcaTTGAGGgacatttttacttttatttcgattctatattataaaaattctatatcatCAAATCTGAAGGAATCTACGAaggagatttttatttttatttcgttcaaattcgattctatattatagaaatccAGATCTGA
It encodes the following:
- the LOC725660 gene encoding uncharacterized protein LOC725660, with amino-acid sequence MKVTVLFLSISLLVALCPATPLTEKLDKMSVLEQQSVTLTDRAKYEEELLRKLNSKCSQNDMSSCVMLKLVTYMNKLLKKASIKLTDDIEIRKTSQASEEVITFEAGRSKDDESEVLDLVANKVYAFVKSRSIKWRILPEDDVVVSASEDENGSLNLGLSIERADNVPVQDGRGKKNNNMGPLIAAAVLKIGLIGGLAFKALALLVGKALLLSKIALLLAGIIGLKKLFSQQKHVTYEVVAHPHHSSSHTFSSDHGHGDSYSSGWARSFHGPQEPISGVQGDAAHELAYSAHTK